The following proteins come from a genomic window of Anas platyrhynchos isolate ZD024472 breed Pekin duck chromosome 20, IASCAAS_PekinDuck_T2T, whole genome shotgun sequence:
- the RABGEF1 gene encoding rab5 GDP/GTP exchange factor isoform X4: protein MALNGTEERVQEENLRRTLEPRKDAALFLAPARVGHRRKMNLKSERRGIHVDQSELLCKKGCGYYGNPAWQGFCSKCWREEYHKARQKQIQEDWELAERLQREEEEAYASSQSTQGAQSLTFSKFEEKKTNEKTRKVTTVKKFFTASSRAGAKKAAQEKIVKQGHLGRERNADNILRDLKEIFTPSWELASPTEEIQESKSPSPSINRQASIETDRVSKEFIEFLKTYHKSGQDIYKQCKLFLDTMSHKRDLSIEEQSECAQDFYQNVAEKLQTRWKMPPEKVEKAMDQIEKYIMTRQYKYVFCPETTDDEKKDLAVQKRIRALHWVTPQMLCVPVNEEIPEVSDMVVKAITDIIEMDSKRVPRDKLACITKCSKHIFNAIKITKNEPASADDFLPTLIYIVLKGNPPRLQSNIQYITRFCNPSRLMTGEDGYYFTNLCCAVAFIEKLDAQSLNLSQEDFDRFMTGQTSPKKQESDSWSPDVCLGVKQMYKNLDLLSQLNERQERIVSEAKKLEKDLIDWTDGVAKEVQDIVEKYPLEIKPKNQALAAIDSENVENDKLPPPLQPQVYAG from the exons gaggaaaatgaaCCTGAAATCTGAACGCAGAGGAATTCACGTTGATCAGTCGGAGCTCCTGTGCAAGAAGGGATGTGGTTACTATGGcaatcctgcttggcagggctTTTGCTCCAAGTGCTGGAGAGAGGAATACCATAAGGCCAGGCAGAAACAGATTCAAGAAGATTGGGAGCTGGCAGAGCG GCTTCAGCGTGAGGAGGAAGAAGCGTATGCCAGTAGTCAGAGTACCCAAGGGGCGCAGTCCCTGACCTTTTCAAAATTTGAGGAGAAGAAAACTAATGAGAAAACACGGAAGGTCActactgtgaagaagttcttcactgCTTCCTCCAGAGCAGGAGCTAAGAAGG cagCTCAAGAGAAAATCGTTAAGCAAGGACATCTTGGGAGGGAGCGAAATGCTGATAACATTCTCAGGGATTTGAAGGAAATTTTTACTCCCTCCTGGGAACTGGCTTCCCCTACTGAAG AGATCCAAGAATCCAAGTCTCCCAGCCCTTCTATAAACAGGCAGGCTAGCATCGAGACAGATCGAGTATCCAAGGAATTCATAGAATTTCTCAAGACATATCATAAATCAGGACAAGATATCTATAAgcaatgtaaattatttttggaCACAATGAGTCATAAAAGG GACTTAAGTATCGAGGAGCAATCTGAATGTGCCCAGGACTTCTATCAAAATGTAGCAGAGAAATTACAGACACGCTGGAAAA TGCCCCCTGAAAAAGTTGAGAAGGCAATGGATCAGATTGAAAAATACATTATGACTCGACAGTATAAATACGTATTTTGTCCTGAAACAACTGATGATGAGAAGAAGGATCTTGCCGTCCAGAAGAGAATCAG GGCTTTGCACTGGGTAACTCCACAAATGCTGTGTGTTCCTGTCAATGAAGAAATTCCAGAAGTGTCTGATATGGTTGTAAAAGCAATTACAG ATATTATCGAGATGGATTCAAAGCGTGTGCCTCGTGATAAATTGGCATGCATCACCAAATGCAGCAAGCACATCTTTAATGCTATAAAGATCACAAAAAATGAACCAGCTTCTGCTGATGACTTTCTTCCAACacttatatatattgttttgaaGGGAAACCCACCCCGTCTGCAGTCCAACATCCAGTATATAACACGATTCTGTAATCCAAGCAGGTTAATGACAGGAGAAGATGGCTACTATTTTACCAATCTG TGCTGCGCTGTGGCCTTCATTGAAAAACTGGATGCTCAGTCTTTAAATCTAAGCCAAGAGGATTTTGATCGTTTTATGACTGGTCAGACATCCCCGAAGAAGCAAGAATCTGACAGCTGGTCACCTGATGTGTGCCTGGGTGTTAAGCAAATGTATAAAAACTTAGATCTCCTGTCTCAGTTGAATGAGAGACAGGAAAGAATTGTCAGTGAAGCCAAGAAGCTTGAGAAAGACCTGATAGATTGGACTGATGGAGTTGCAAAGGAAGTCCAAGATATTGTTGAGAAATATCCATTAGAAATTAAGCCAAAAAATCAAGCCTTAGCAGCTATTGACTCTGAAAACGTGGAAAATGACAAGCTGCCCCCACCACTGCAGCCTCAGGTTTATGCAGGATAA
- the RABGEF1 gene encoding rab5 GDP/GTP exchange factor isoform X2, whose product MALNGTEERVQEENLRRTLEPRKDAALFLAPARVGHRRKMNLKSERRGIHVDQSELLCKKGCGYYGNPAWQGFCSKCWREEYHKARQKQIQEDWELAERLQREEEEAYASSQSTQGAQSLTFSKFEEKKTNEKTRKVTTVKKFFTASSRAGAKKAQEKIVKQGHLGRERNADNILRDLKEIFTPSWELASPTEVLAGKLKEIQESKSPSPSINRQASIETDRVSKEFIEFLKTYHKSGQDIYKQCKLFLDTMSHKRDLSIEEQSECAQDFYQNVAEKLQTRWKMPPEKVEKAMDQIEKYIMTRQYKYVFCPETTDDEKKDLAVQKRIRALHWVTPQMLCVPVNEEIPEVSDMVVKAITDIIEMDSKRVPRDKLACITKCSKHIFNAIKITKNEPASADDFLPTLIYIVLKGNPPRLQSNIQYITRFCNPSRLMTGEDGYYFTNLCCAVAFIEKLDAQSLNLSQEDFDRFMTGQTSPKKQESDSWSPDVCLGVKQMYKNLDLLSQLNERQERIVSEAKKLEKDLIDWTDGVAKEVQDIVEKYPLEIKPKNQALAAIDSENVENDKLPPPLQPQVYAG is encoded by the exons gaggaaaatgaaCCTGAAATCTGAACGCAGAGGAATTCACGTTGATCAGTCGGAGCTCCTGTGCAAGAAGGGATGTGGTTACTATGGcaatcctgcttggcagggctTTTGCTCCAAGTGCTGGAGAGAGGAATACCATAAGGCCAGGCAGAAACAGATTCAAGAAGATTGGGAGCTGGCAGAGCG GCTTCAGCGTGAGGAGGAAGAAGCGTATGCCAGTAGTCAGAGTACCCAAGGGGCGCAGTCCCTGACCTTTTCAAAATTTGAGGAGAAGAAAACTAATGAGAAAACACGGAAGGTCActactgtgaagaagttcttcactgCTTCCTCCAGAGCAGGAGCTAAGAAGG CTCAAGAGAAAATCGTTAAGCAAGGACATCTTGGGAGGGAGCGAAATGCTGATAACATTCTCAGGGATTTGAAGGAAATTTTTACTCCCTCCTGGGAACTGGCTTCCCCTACTGAAG TGTTGGCTGGCAAATTGAAAG AGATCCAAGAATCCAAGTCTCCCAGCCCTTCTATAAACAGGCAGGCTAGCATCGAGACAGATCGAGTATCCAAGGAATTCATAGAATTTCTCAAGACATATCATAAATCAGGACAAGATATCTATAAgcaatgtaaattatttttggaCACAATGAGTCATAAAAGG GACTTAAGTATCGAGGAGCAATCTGAATGTGCCCAGGACTTCTATCAAAATGTAGCAGAGAAATTACAGACACGCTGGAAAA TGCCCCCTGAAAAAGTTGAGAAGGCAATGGATCAGATTGAAAAATACATTATGACTCGACAGTATAAATACGTATTTTGTCCTGAAACAACTGATGATGAGAAGAAGGATCTTGCCGTCCAGAAGAGAATCAG GGCTTTGCACTGGGTAACTCCACAAATGCTGTGTGTTCCTGTCAATGAAGAAATTCCAGAAGTGTCTGATATGGTTGTAAAAGCAATTACAG ATATTATCGAGATGGATTCAAAGCGTGTGCCTCGTGATAAATTGGCATGCATCACCAAATGCAGCAAGCACATCTTTAATGCTATAAAGATCACAAAAAATGAACCAGCTTCTGCTGATGACTTTCTTCCAACacttatatatattgttttgaaGGGAAACCCACCCCGTCTGCAGTCCAACATCCAGTATATAACACGATTCTGTAATCCAAGCAGGTTAATGACAGGAGAAGATGGCTACTATTTTACCAATCTG TGCTGCGCTGTGGCCTTCATTGAAAAACTGGATGCTCAGTCTTTAAATCTAAGCCAAGAGGATTTTGATCGTTTTATGACTGGTCAGACATCCCCGAAGAAGCAAGAATCTGACAGCTGGTCACCTGATGTGTGCCTGGGTGTTAAGCAAATGTATAAAAACTTAGATCTCCTGTCTCAGTTGAATGAGAGACAGGAAAGAATTGTCAGTGAAGCCAAGAAGCTTGAGAAAGACCTGATAGATTGGACTGATGGAGTTGCAAAGGAAGTCCAAGATATTGTTGAGAAATATCCATTAGAAATTAAGCCAAAAAATCAAGCCTTAGCAGCTATTGACTCTGAAAACGTGGAAAATGACAAGCTGCCCCCACCACTGCAGCCTCAGGTTTATGCAGGATAA
- the RABGEF1 gene encoding rab5 GDP/GTP exchange factor isoform X1, giving the protein MALNGTEERVQEENLRRTLEPRKDAALFLAPARVGHRRKMNLKSERRGIHVDQSELLCKKGCGYYGNPAWQGFCSKCWREEYHKARQKQIQEDWELAERLQREEEEAYASSQSTQGAQSLTFSKFEEKKTNEKTRKVTTVKKFFTASSRAGAKKAAQEKIVKQGHLGRERNADNILRDLKEIFTPSWELASPTEVLAGKLKEIQESKSPSPSINRQASIETDRVSKEFIEFLKTYHKSGQDIYKQCKLFLDTMSHKRDLSIEEQSECAQDFYQNVAEKLQTRWKMPPEKVEKAMDQIEKYIMTRQYKYVFCPETTDDEKKDLAVQKRIRALHWVTPQMLCVPVNEEIPEVSDMVVKAITDIIEMDSKRVPRDKLACITKCSKHIFNAIKITKNEPASADDFLPTLIYIVLKGNPPRLQSNIQYITRFCNPSRLMTGEDGYYFTNLCCAVAFIEKLDAQSLNLSQEDFDRFMTGQTSPKKQESDSWSPDVCLGVKQMYKNLDLLSQLNERQERIVSEAKKLEKDLIDWTDGVAKEVQDIVEKYPLEIKPKNQALAAIDSENVENDKLPPPLQPQVYAG; this is encoded by the exons gaggaaaatgaaCCTGAAATCTGAACGCAGAGGAATTCACGTTGATCAGTCGGAGCTCCTGTGCAAGAAGGGATGTGGTTACTATGGcaatcctgcttggcagggctTTTGCTCCAAGTGCTGGAGAGAGGAATACCATAAGGCCAGGCAGAAACAGATTCAAGAAGATTGGGAGCTGGCAGAGCG GCTTCAGCGTGAGGAGGAAGAAGCGTATGCCAGTAGTCAGAGTACCCAAGGGGCGCAGTCCCTGACCTTTTCAAAATTTGAGGAGAAGAAAACTAATGAGAAAACACGGAAGGTCActactgtgaagaagttcttcactgCTTCCTCCAGAGCAGGAGCTAAGAAGG cagCTCAAGAGAAAATCGTTAAGCAAGGACATCTTGGGAGGGAGCGAAATGCTGATAACATTCTCAGGGATTTGAAGGAAATTTTTACTCCCTCCTGGGAACTGGCTTCCCCTACTGAAG TGTTGGCTGGCAAATTGAAAG AGATCCAAGAATCCAAGTCTCCCAGCCCTTCTATAAACAGGCAGGCTAGCATCGAGACAGATCGAGTATCCAAGGAATTCATAGAATTTCTCAAGACATATCATAAATCAGGACAAGATATCTATAAgcaatgtaaattatttttggaCACAATGAGTCATAAAAGG GACTTAAGTATCGAGGAGCAATCTGAATGTGCCCAGGACTTCTATCAAAATGTAGCAGAGAAATTACAGACACGCTGGAAAA TGCCCCCTGAAAAAGTTGAGAAGGCAATGGATCAGATTGAAAAATACATTATGACTCGACAGTATAAATACGTATTTTGTCCTGAAACAACTGATGATGAGAAGAAGGATCTTGCCGTCCAGAAGAGAATCAG GGCTTTGCACTGGGTAACTCCACAAATGCTGTGTGTTCCTGTCAATGAAGAAATTCCAGAAGTGTCTGATATGGTTGTAAAAGCAATTACAG ATATTATCGAGATGGATTCAAAGCGTGTGCCTCGTGATAAATTGGCATGCATCACCAAATGCAGCAAGCACATCTTTAATGCTATAAAGATCACAAAAAATGAACCAGCTTCTGCTGATGACTTTCTTCCAACacttatatatattgttttgaaGGGAAACCCACCCCGTCTGCAGTCCAACATCCAGTATATAACACGATTCTGTAATCCAAGCAGGTTAATGACAGGAGAAGATGGCTACTATTTTACCAATCTG TGCTGCGCTGTGGCCTTCATTGAAAAACTGGATGCTCAGTCTTTAAATCTAAGCCAAGAGGATTTTGATCGTTTTATGACTGGTCAGACATCCCCGAAGAAGCAAGAATCTGACAGCTGGTCACCTGATGTGTGCCTGGGTGTTAAGCAAATGTATAAAAACTTAGATCTCCTGTCTCAGTTGAATGAGAGACAGGAAAGAATTGTCAGTGAAGCCAAGAAGCTTGAGAAAGACCTGATAGATTGGACTGATGGAGTTGCAAAGGAAGTCCAAGATATTGTTGAGAAATATCCATTAGAAATTAAGCCAAAAAATCAAGCCTTAGCAGCTATTGACTCTGAAAACGTGGAAAATGACAAGCTGCCCCCACCACTGCAGCCTCAGGTTTATGCAGGATAA
- the RABGEF1 gene encoding rab5 GDP/GTP exchange factor isoform X10: MNLKSERRGIHVDQSELLCKKGCGYYGNPAWQGFCSKCWREEYHKARQKQIQEDWELAERLQREEEEAYASSQSTQGAQSLTFSKFEEKKTNEKTRKVTTVKKFFTASSRAGAKKAEIQESKSPSPSINRQASIETDRVSKEFIEFLKTYHKSGQDIYKQCKLFLDTMSHKRDLSIEEQSECAQDFYQNVAEKLQTRWKMPPEKVEKAMDQIEKYIMTRQYKYVFCPETTDDEKKDLAVQKRIRALHWVTPQMLCVPVNEEIPEVSDMVVKAITDIIEMDSKRVPRDKLACITKCSKHIFNAIKITKNEPASADDFLPTLIYIVLKGNPPRLQSNIQYITRFCNPSRLMTGEDGYYFTNLCCAVAFIEKLDAQSLNLSQEDFDRFMTGQTSPKKQESDSWSPDVCLGVKQMYKNLDLLSQLNERQERIVSEAKKLEKDLIDWTDGVAKEVQDIVEKYPLEIKPKNQALAAIDSENVENDKLPPPLQPQVYAG, translated from the exons atgaaCCTGAAATCTGAACGCAGAGGAATTCACGTTGATCAGTCGGAGCTCCTGTGCAAGAAGGGATGTGGTTACTATGGcaatcctgcttggcagggctTTTGCTCCAAGTGCTGGAGAGAGGAATACCATAAGGCCAGGCAGAAACAGATTCAAGAAGATTGGGAGCTGGCAGAGCG GCTTCAGCGTGAGGAGGAAGAAGCGTATGCCAGTAGTCAGAGTACCCAAGGGGCGCAGTCCCTGACCTTTTCAAAATTTGAGGAGAAGAAAACTAATGAGAAAACACGGAAGGTCActactgtgaagaagttcttcactgCTTCCTCCAGAGCAGGAGCTAAGAAGG CAGAGATCCAAGAATCCAAGTCTCCCAGCCCTTCTATAAACAGGCAGGCTAGCATCGAGACAGATCGAGTATCCAAGGAATTCATAGAATTTCTCAAGACATATCATAAATCAGGACAAGATATCTATAAgcaatgtaaattatttttggaCACAATGAGTCATAAAAGG GACTTAAGTATCGAGGAGCAATCTGAATGTGCCCAGGACTTCTATCAAAATGTAGCAGAGAAATTACAGACACGCTGGAAAA TGCCCCCTGAAAAAGTTGAGAAGGCAATGGATCAGATTGAAAAATACATTATGACTCGACAGTATAAATACGTATTTTGTCCTGAAACAACTGATGATGAGAAGAAGGATCTTGCCGTCCAGAAGAGAATCAG GGCTTTGCACTGGGTAACTCCACAAATGCTGTGTGTTCCTGTCAATGAAGAAATTCCAGAAGTGTCTGATATGGTTGTAAAAGCAATTACAG ATATTATCGAGATGGATTCAAAGCGTGTGCCTCGTGATAAATTGGCATGCATCACCAAATGCAGCAAGCACATCTTTAATGCTATAAAGATCACAAAAAATGAACCAGCTTCTGCTGATGACTTTCTTCCAACacttatatatattgttttgaaGGGAAACCCACCCCGTCTGCAGTCCAACATCCAGTATATAACACGATTCTGTAATCCAAGCAGGTTAATGACAGGAGAAGATGGCTACTATTTTACCAATCTG TGCTGCGCTGTGGCCTTCATTGAAAAACTGGATGCTCAGTCTTTAAATCTAAGCCAAGAGGATTTTGATCGTTTTATGACTGGTCAGACATCCCCGAAGAAGCAAGAATCTGACAGCTGGTCACCTGATGTGTGCCTGGGTGTTAAGCAAATGTATAAAAACTTAGATCTCCTGTCTCAGTTGAATGAGAGACAGGAAAGAATTGTCAGTGAAGCCAAGAAGCTTGAGAAAGACCTGATAGATTGGACTGATGGAGTTGCAAAGGAAGTCCAAGATATTGTTGAGAAATATCCATTAGAAATTAAGCCAAAAAATCAAGCCTTAGCAGCTATTGACTCTGAAAACGTGGAAAATGACAAGCTGCCCCCACCACTGCAGCCTCAGGTTTATGCAGGATAA
- the RABGEF1 gene encoding rab5 GDP/GTP exchange factor isoform X3: MALNGTEERVQEENLRRTLEPRKDAALFLAPARVGHRRKMNLKSERRGIHVDQSELLCKKGCGYYGNPAWQGFCSKCWREEYHKARQKQIQEDWELAERLQREEEEAYASSQSTQGAQSLTFSKFEEKKTNEKTRKVTTVKKFFTASSRAGAKKAAQEKIVKQGHLGRERNADNILRDLKEIFTPSWELASPTEAEIQESKSPSPSINRQASIETDRVSKEFIEFLKTYHKSGQDIYKQCKLFLDTMSHKRDLSIEEQSECAQDFYQNVAEKLQTRWKMPPEKVEKAMDQIEKYIMTRQYKYVFCPETTDDEKKDLAVQKRIRALHWVTPQMLCVPVNEEIPEVSDMVVKAITDIIEMDSKRVPRDKLACITKCSKHIFNAIKITKNEPASADDFLPTLIYIVLKGNPPRLQSNIQYITRFCNPSRLMTGEDGYYFTNLCCAVAFIEKLDAQSLNLSQEDFDRFMTGQTSPKKQESDSWSPDVCLGVKQMYKNLDLLSQLNERQERIVSEAKKLEKDLIDWTDGVAKEVQDIVEKYPLEIKPKNQALAAIDSENVENDKLPPPLQPQVYAG, from the exons gaggaaaatgaaCCTGAAATCTGAACGCAGAGGAATTCACGTTGATCAGTCGGAGCTCCTGTGCAAGAAGGGATGTGGTTACTATGGcaatcctgcttggcagggctTTTGCTCCAAGTGCTGGAGAGAGGAATACCATAAGGCCAGGCAGAAACAGATTCAAGAAGATTGGGAGCTGGCAGAGCG GCTTCAGCGTGAGGAGGAAGAAGCGTATGCCAGTAGTCAGAGTACCCAAGGGGCGCAGTCCCTGACCTTTTCAAAATTTGAGGAGAAGAAAACTAATGAGAAAACACGGAAGGTCActactgtgaagaagttcttcactgCTTCCTCCAGAGCAGGAGCTAAGAAGG cagCTCAAGAGAAAATCGTTAAGCAAGGACATCTTGGGAGGGAGCGAAATGCTGATAACATTCTCAGGGATTTGAAGGAAATTTTTACTCCCTCCTGGGAACTGGCTTCCCCTACTGAAG CAGAGATCCAAGAATCCAAGTCTCCCAGCCCTTCTATAAACAGGCAGGCTAGCATCGAGACAGATCGAGTATCCAAGGAATTCATAGAATTTCTCAAGACATATCATAAATCAGGACAAGATATCTATAAgcaatgtaaattatttttggaCACAATGAGTCATAAAAGG GACTTAAGTATCGAGGAGCAATCTGAATGTGCCCAGGACTTCTATCAAAATGTAGCAGAGAAATTACAGACACGCTGGAAAA TGCCCCCTGAAAAAGTTGAGAAGGCAATGGATCAGATTGAAAAATACATTATGACTCGACAGTATAAATACGTATTTTGTCCTGAAACAACTGATGATGAGAAGAAGGATCTTGCCGTCCAGAAGAGAATCAG GGCTTTGCACTGGGTAACTCCACAAATGCTGTGTGTTCCTGTCAATGAAGAAATTCCAGAAGTGTCTGATATGGTTGTAAAAGCAATTACAG ATATTATCGAGATGGATTCAAAGCGTGTGCCTCGTGATAAATTGGCATGCATCACCAAATGCAGCAAGCACATCTTTAATGCTATAAAGATCACAAAAAATGAACCAGCTTCTGCTGATGACTTTCTTCCAACacttatatatattgttttgaaGGGAAACCCACCCCGTCTGCAGTCCAACATCCAGTATATAACACGATTCTGTAATCCAAGCAGGTTAATGACAGGAGAAGATGGCTACTATTTTACCAATCTG TGCTGCGCTGTGGCCTTCATTGAAAAACTGGATGCTCAGTCTTTAAATCTAAGCCAAGAGGATTTTGATCGTTTTATGACTGGTCAGACATCCCCGAAGAAGCAAGAATCTGACAGCTGGTCACCTGATGTGTGCCTGGGTGTTAAGCAAATGTATAAAAACTTAGATCTCCTGTCTCAGTTGAATGAGAGACAGGAAAGAATTGTCAGTGAAGCCAAGAAGCTTGAGAAAGACCTGATAGATTGGACTGATGGAGTTGCAAAGGAAGTCCAAGATATTGTTGAGAAATATCCATTAGAAATTAAGCCAAAAAATCAAGCCTTAGCAGCTATTGACTCTGAAAACGTGGAAAATGACAAGCTGCCCCCACCACTGCAGCCTCAGGTTTATGCAGGATAA